One Coffea arabica cultivar ET-39 chromosome 5c, Coffea Arabica ET-39 HiFi, whole genome shotgun sequence DNA window includes the following coding sequences:
- the LOC140007834 gene encoding uncharacterized protein: MSDANNELSVDVNDLSEASTGEKRKREVKLRSKAWEHFTKLIKEDGTYEKCQCNHCNKLFTCSSRSGTTHLLRHITEGICPVYNRGKKDRPPTILNYMRGSSEPRNNMTSWKFNQGLDQAGHESVDMRDELLSAGLEDLERQTREVLEDDYVGQPSPPVSVKYPQQSALKRQSRGDSWMTELRACVSKLVDLTTERMPNGSSIKSSLAVTAPDYSIAAALRCLNEMEDIPQSSEMYLDAFELLKDDGERECFICLPAEPRRRWLQRMLHRRYPLRYNCNF, encoded by the coding sequence ATGTCAGATGCAAATAATGAGCTCTCTGTGGATGTCAACGACCTATCTGAAGCAAGCACTGGAGAAAAACGGAAAAGAGAAGTAAAGTTAAGATCTAAAGCTTGGGAGCATTTCACCAAACTCATAAAGGAGGATGGAACGTATGAAAAATGCCAGTGCAATCATTGCAACAAGCTCTTTACATGTTCGAGTAGAAGTGGGACAACCCATCTGCTTCGTCACATAACAGAAGGAATATGTCCCGTGTATAATAGAGGGAAGAAAGATAGGCCGCCAACCATTTTAAATTATATGAGAGGGAGCTCAGAGCCAAGAAATAACATGACGTCGTGGAAATTTAACCAAGGATTGGACCAGGCTGGGCATGAATCTGTTGATATGCGGGATGAGTTGTTATCAGCGGGTTTAGAAGATCTTGAACGTCAAACCCGTGAAGTCTTGGAGGATGATTATGTAGGCCAACCGTCACCACCTGTGAGTGTCAAATATCCTCAACAATCTGCTTTAAAACGTCAATCGAGAGGAGATTCATGGATGACTGAGTTGCGTGCCTGTGTAAGTAAACTTGTTGATCTCACAACTGAAAGGATGCCAAACGGTAGTTCCATCAAATCTAGTTTAGCTGTTACTGCTCCTGATTACTCCATTGCTGCTGCTCTAAGGTGCCTGaatgaaatggaagatattccACAATCCAGCGAAATGTACCTAGATGCTTTTGAACTACTCAAGGATGATGGTGAGAGAGAGTGTTTTATATGTTTGCCAGCAGAACCGCGTAGGAGATGGCTCCAAAGGATGTTGCATCGACGTTATCCTTTGCGCTACAATTGTAATTTTTGA
- the LOC113690330 gene encoding multiple organellar RNA editing factor 8, chloroplastic/mitochondrial-like, whose amino-acid sequence MATRFFTRSSLLTPTKQTLTSFFSRSFASLSLSKPSQSLSTTASSFSLLRLRPLVAVASSLRSSTSVATGLRGFATRHTSSSLNDPNPNWSNRPPKETILLDGCDFEHWLVVMEKPEGDPTRDEIIDSYIKTLAEVVGSEEEARMKIYSVSTRHYFAFGALVSEELSYKMKELPRVRWVLPDSYLDVRNKDYGGEPFINGQAVPYDPKYHEEWVRNNARANERNRRNDRPRNHDRSRNFERRNMGQGGPGGPRNFGPTNTGDIPPNNMGGGAPNRGGMPPNNLGGMPSNNMGGQQAPGYMGQQPSNYNMGQQPPSYNMGQQPPNYNMGQQPPHYGGQQPPNYGGQQPPSSYMGGNQHNMGGVPNNAENFQYDNAPKSGGAPYQPGPGPNQNNYAPNVAGGNPYQNQNMPGRDIPPPQNYQ is encoded by the exons ATGGCGACTCGGTTCTTCACTCGGTCGTCTCTACTCACTCCCACCAAACAAACCCTAACTTCCTTCTTCTCTCGGTCCTTCGCTTCACTTTCTCTATCTAAACCTTCGCAATCTCTGTCCACTACTGCTTCCTCCTTCTCCCTTCTCCGTCTCCGCCCTCTCGTTGCCGTCGCGAGCAGCCTCCGCAGCAGCACCTCTGTCGCGACTGGCCTTCGAGGTTTTGCGACTCGTCACACATCGTCGTCTCTCAACGACCCAAACCCTAACTGGTCCAATCGCCCACCTAAAGAGACGATTTTGCTTGATGGATGTGATTTTGAACACTGGCTTGTGGTTATGGAGAAGCCTGAAGGGGATCCCACCAGAGATGAGATCATCGATAGCTATATCAAAACCCTAGCAGAAGTTGTTGGAAG TGAGGAGGAAGCAAGAATGAAGATCTATTCAGTCTCCACTAGACACTACTTTGCATTTGGAGCCCTTGTGTCTGAAGAGCTTTCTTATAAGATGAAAG AACTGCCTCGTGTCCGCTGGGTCCTTCCAGATTCTTACTTGGACGTTAGGAACAAGGATTATGGAG GGGAACCTTTCATTAATGGTCAGGCTGTTCCATATGACCCCAAGTATCATGAGGAGTGGGTGAGAAACAATGCTCGGGCAAATGAGCGAAATAGACGCAATGACAGACCACGCAACCATGACCGTAGCAGAAACTTTGAGAGAAGAAACATGGGCCAAGGGGGGCCTGGAGGGCCTAGGAACTTTGGTCCCACCAATACAGGGGACATACCCCCCAATAACATGGGAGGTGGTGCACCCAATAGGGGTGGCATGCCACCCAACAACCTCGGTGGCATGCCATCCAATAACATGGGAGGACAACAAGCACCGGGCTACATGGGACAGCAACCGTCAAACTACAACATGGGACAACAGCCACCATCCTACAACATGGGACAACAGCCACCAAACTACAACATGGGACAGCAGCCACCACACTATGGGGGACAACAGCCACCAAACTATGGGGGACAACAGCCCCCATCAAGCTATATGGGCGGAAATCAGCACAACATGGGAGGTGTGCCAAACAATGCAGAAAATTTCCAATATGATAATGCACCGAAGAGTGGAGGAGCACCTTATCAACCTGGTCCTGGGCCGAATCAGAACAATTATGCACCAAACGTGGCTGGTGGAAATCCTTACCAGAACCAGAACATGCCTGGAAGGGATATTCCACCGCCTCAAAACTATCAATAA
- the LOC113691039 gene encoding uncharacterized protein isoform X2, whose translation MLLSPWKLSTPIHKDNSLLVPNSGYAVEHIRARSSTTVLIVGVSRVKKVSSLVTCVSSCLVPYHCRSFPASISIAETFHVVDSCQKNCSSLLKDQPLTEDTRQDNLSNLAKNSNSENEREMQRRKRIGLANKGKVPWNKGRKHSEETREIISRRTKEALRDPKVRAKMSECPRSLSNQTKTRISRSLQKLWGQRLKWKRSEEKLLQLWAESIARVAKTGGSDQQELDWDSYEKMKRAIALQHLERAAQMAKEKEMAHVLAERAAKERDERKKILAQRKRELAQKAKVRKRKRSKEEREEFAANQESKLKAKLTKIHKLKPASSHFSSHHQRTWKNVDVGKLDALFTRTEQHQVSLADQIRLAKIKRAESATQDNSEINSWLQTKAEGW comes from the exons ATGCTCTTGTCTCCCTG GAAGCTCTCCACTCCTATTCACAAGGACAACAGTCTACTAGTACCAAATTCTGGTTATGCAGTTGAACACATACGAGCACGATCAAGCACAACAGTGTTGATTGTTGGTGTGTCTCGTGTGAAGAAGGTCTCTTCCTTGGTTACCTGTGTTAGTTCGTGCTTGGTGCCTTATCATTGTAGAAGTTTTCCGGCCAGCATTAGTATTGCGGAGACATTTCACGTTGTGGATTCTTGTCAAAAAAACTGTTCTAGTTTATTAAAGGACCAACCTTTAACTGAAGATACTCGACAGGATAATCTTTCCAATCTGGCAAAGAATTCTAACTCTGAGAATGAAAGGGAAatgcaaagaagaaaaaggattgGACtagcaaataaaggaaaagtccCATGGAACAAAGGCAGAAAACACAGTGAAG AGACACGGGAGATAATCAGCCGAAGGACAAAAGAAGCCTTGAGAGATCCCAAG GTAAGAGCGAAGATGTCTGAATGCCCTCGCTCGCTTAG TAATCAGACTAAGACAAGAATAAGCAGGTCACTGCAGAAGCTGTGGGGACAACGTTTGAAATGGAAAAGGTCAGAGGAAAAACTTTTGCAGTTATGGGCTGAAAGCATTGCTAGAGTTGCTAAGACAGGGGGTAGTGACCAACAAGAACTAGATTGGGATAGCTACGAGAAGATGAAAAGAGCAATAGCTCTCCAACATCTTGAGCGTGCAGCACAAATggcaaaggaaaaggaaatggcACATGTACTAGCAGAAAGAGCAGCAAAGGAAAgagatgaaagaaagaaaatacttGCTCAAAGGAAAAGGGAACTAGCGCAGAAGGCAAaagttagaaaaaggaaaaggtcaaaggaagagagagaagaaTTTGCTGCCAATCAAGAATCTAAATTGAAGGCAAAACTGACGAAG ATCCACAAACTGAAACCTGCTAGCAGTCATTTCAGCAGTCATCACCAACGAACCTGGAAGAACGTGGATGTAGGAAAGTTGGATGCATTGTTCACAAGAACAGAACAACACCAAGTCTCTCTAGCGGATCAAATCCGTCTAGCCAAGATCAAAAGAGCTGAATCTGCAACTCAAGACAACTCCGAAATTAATTCCTGGTTACAGACCAAAGCAGAGGGTTGGTAG
- the LOC113691039 gene encoding uncharacterized protein isoform X1, which produces MANILACVVTVLNRMKLSTPIHKDNSLLVPNSGYAVEHIRARSSTTVLIVGVSRVKKVSSLVTCVSSCLVPYHCRSFPASISIAETFHVVDSCQKNCSSLLKDQPLTEDTRQDNLSNLAKNSNSENEREMQRRKRIGLANKGKVPWNKGRKHSEETREIISRRTKEALRDPKVRAKMSECPRSLSNQTKTRISRSLQKLWGQRLKWKRSEEKLLQLWAESIARVAKTGGSDQQELDWDSYEKMKRAIALQHLERAAQMAKEKEMAHVLAERAAKERDERKKILAQRKRELAQKAKVRKRKRSKEEREEFAANQESKLKAKLTKIHKLKPASSHFSSHHQRTWKNVDVGKLDALFTRTEQHQVSLADQIRLAKIKRAESATQDNSEINSWLQTKAEGW; this is translated from the exons ATGGCTAACATATTAGCATGTGTGGTGACGGTATTAAATAGAAT GAAGCTCTCCACTCCTATTCACAAGGACAACAGTCTACTAGTACCAAATTCTGGTTATGCAGTTGAACACATACGAGCACGATCAAGCACAACAGTGTTGATTGTTGGTGTGTCTCGTGTGAAGAAGGTCTCTTCCTTGGTTACCTGTGTTAGTTCGTGCTTGGTGCCTTATCATTGTAGAAGTTTTCCGGCCAGCATTAGTATTGCGGAGACATTTCACGTTGTGGATTCTTGTCAAAAAAACTGTTCTAGTTTATTAAAGGACCAACCTTTAACTGAAGATACTCGACAGGATAATCTTTCCAATCTGGCAAAGAATTCTAACTCTGAGAATGAAAGGGAAatgcaaagaagaaaaaggattgGACtagcaaataaaggaaaagtccCATGGAACAAAGGCAGAAAACACAGTGAAG AGACACGGGAGATAATCAGCCGAAGGACAAAAGAAGCCTTGAGAGATCCCAAG GTAAGAGCGAAGATGTCTGAATGCCCTCGCTCGCTTAG TAATCAGACTAAGACAAGAATAAGCAGGTCACTGCAGAAGCTGTGGGGACAACGTTTGAAATGGAAAAGGTCAGAGGAAAAACTTTTGCAGTTATGGGCTGAAAGCATTGCTAGAGTTGCTAAGACAGGGGGTAGTGACCAACAAGAACTAGATTGGGATAGCTACGAGAAGATGAAAAGAGCAATAGCTCTCCAACATCTTGAGCGTGCAGCACAAATggcaaaggaaaaggaaatggcACATGTACTAGCAGAAAGAGCAGCAAAGGAAAgagatgaaagaaagaaaatacttGCTCAAAGGAAAAGGGAACTAGCGCAGAAGGCAAaagttagaaaaaggaaaaggtcaaaggaagagagagaagaaTTTGCTGCCAATCAAGAATCTAAATTGAAGGCAAAACTGACGAAG ATCCACAAACTGAAACCTGCTAGCAGTCATTTCAGCAGTCATCACCAACGAACCTGGAAGAACGTGGATGTAGGAAAGTTGGATGCATTGTTCACAAGAACAGAACAACACCAAGTCTCTCTAGCGGATCAAATCCGTCTAGCCAAGATCAAAAGAGCTGAATCTGCAACTCAAGACAACTCCGAAATTAATTCCTGGTTACAGACCAAAGCAGAGGGTTGGTAG
- the LOC113691038 gene encoding UBP1-associated protein 2C, with translation MDPIKKRKLDENGVLLHDPDGAVAAGMVPFKLSVEDARKILEPFSREQLLEIVQSAILRHVDVLDLVRSIADRDPAQRKLFIRGLGWETTTDKLRALFSQYGDLEEAVVILDKVTGKSKGYGFITFKHIDGAMAALKEPSKKIDGRMTVTQLAAAGVSGGPGGGGGNNQVDVSDRKIYVANVPYDMPAERLLAHFSMYGEIEEGPLGFDKATGKSRGFALFVYKTANAARASLVDSVKNIDGHQLNCKLAIDGKKKPGPGGPQGGNEGNNDGIGVGMPGGIAAQYGGHGGVGGVTGYSGFSVPSVGGNQLNSSLGSGGGGVGVGGPGMPGIGSQGMGSNLGVSGGLGPYGGGTHYGGPGSTGYGGLGGAGGGLSGVGSGVGGAGRGSFYGLPPSSGGMPTGDYQQGAHYGLSSSGYQSQHHQTAGTSPAPRVPTGGIYQGVPPYY, from the coding sequence ATGGATCCGATTAAGAAGAGGAAGCTCGATGAAAACGGCGTTCTATTACACGATCCAGACGGCGCCGTCGCCGCAGGAATGGTACCTTTCAAGCTTTCCGTCGAAGACGCGCGTAAAATCCTCGAACCCTTTTCCCGCGAACAGCTACTCGAGATCGTCCAATCAGCCATCCTTCGCCACGTGGACGTTCTCGACCTAGTACGATCCATCGCCGACCGGGACCCAGCACAGAGGAAGCTCTTCATCCGCGGCCTTGGTTGGGAAACCACGACGGACAAGCTACGAGCTCTCTTCTCCCAATACGGTGATCTCGAAGAAGCTGTTGTAATTCTCGACAAAGTCACTGGAAAATCGAAAGGTTATGGCTTTATCACTTTCAAGCATATTGATGGGGCAATGGCAGCTCTTAAGGAACCTAGTAAGAAAATTGATGGTCGGATGACGGTTACTCAGCTAGCGGCTGCTGGTGTGTCTGGTGGGCCGGGTGGCGGAGGGGGGAATAATCAGGTGGATGTTTCGGATAGGAAGATTTATGTGGCAAATGTACCTTATGATATGCCGGCTGAGAGGCTATTAGCTCATTTTTCCATGTATGGCGAAATAGAAGAGGGACCATTAGGCTTTGATAAGGCAACGGGGAAATCGAGAGGGTTTGCTTTATTTGTGTATAAAACTGCCAATGCTGCGAGGGCGTCTTTGGTGGATTCTGTAAAGAATATAGATGGGCATCAGTTGAACTGTAAACTTGCTATTGATGGGAAGAAGAAGCCAGGTCCTGGAGGGCCTCAGGGTGGTAATGAAGGGAACAATGATGGTATTGGGGTGGGGATGCCTGGTGGGATTGCTGCGCAATATGGTGGGCACGGTGGAGTTGGTGGTGTTACTGGATATAGTGGATTTTCTGTGCCTTCTGTGGGTGGGAATCAATTGAATTCGTCATTAGGTAGTGGTGGTGGCGGCGTTGGTGTTGGTGGTCCAGGGATGCCCGGTATTGGCAGCCAAGGGATGGGGTCTAATTTAGGTGTTAGTGGTGGACTTGGTCCTTATGGTGGCGGGACGCATTACGGTGGGCCTGGTTCTACTGGATATGGTGGGTTGGGTGGAGCTGGTGGAGGATTGAGTGGTGTTGGGAGTGGAGTTGGCGGTGCTGGTCGTGGTTCTTTTTATGGATTGCCACCAAGCTCAGGTGGTATGCCAACTGGAGATTATCAACAGGGGGCACACTATGGCTTATCTTCGTCTGGATATCAAAGCCAGCATCATCAGACAGCAGGAACCTCACCAGCTCCCAGAGTTCCAACTGGGGGAATCTACCAAGGGGTGC